Proteins from a single region of Flavobacterium sp. K5-23:
- a CDS encoding 3-oxoacyl-[acyl-carrier-protein] synthase III C-terminal domain-containing protein, whose translation MKNIILSNFHPVLVGKLFDQEKLNQYTKFLYYHFQNLPLSDSPASEIDGQEKVSFEFISNQVDKYSVSPESINCRQSIIFEEVEEFIENIMSITSPSEYHFPYGFEVNPENSFGPKIAVRMEWFKKKMGLVFDEFYSNTPSRPENLIHVTCSGYSSPSVAQEAVIERNWDTVQVTHSYHMGCYGAFPAIRTASSLICSSKNNGRADVVHTELLSAHLNLTEFSAANTMICSLFADGFIGYSLYEERAFMKDDTIKEKKGLRILAFHEVIIPDSLEDMSWDLGEYNFLMTLSKRVPVFIRKNIKAFLTTLCANADVNLEEQKSKMHFAIHPGGPKIIDYVIDAVGLLKEQAHWSYEVLRGYGNMSSATIPHVLNEIINDPNIKSGTKVVAMAFGPGLTATGLLLEKL comes from the coding sequence ATGAAAAATATTATACTTTCCAATTTTCATCCCGTTCTAGTAGGTAAATTATTCGACCAGGAAAAGCTTAATCAATACACTAAGTTTTTATATTATCATTTTCAAAATCTCCCATTATCAGATAGTCCTGCTAGTGAAATTGATGGTCAGGAAAAAGTTAGTTTCGAATTTATATCTAATCAGGTAGATAAGTATTCCGTTTCTCCCGAAAGTATTAATTGCAGGCAAAGTATAATTTTTGAAGAGGTTGAAGAATTCATTGAAAATATAATGAGCATTACTTCTCCTTCAGAATATCATTTTCCTTATGGTTTTGAAGTTAATCCAGAAAATTCTTTTGGACCTAAAATTGCTGTCCGTATGGAATGGTTTAAAAAGAAAATGGGGTTGGTTTTTGATGAATTTTATTCTAATACACCTTCCAGACCTGAAAACCTTATTCACGTCACTTGTTCTGGTTATTCCTCGCCAAGTGTTGCACAAGAAGCTGTAATTGAAAGAAACTGGGATACAGTTCAGGTTACGCATTCGTATCATATGGGTTGCTATGGAGCTTTTCCAGCCATTCGTACCGCCAGTAGTCTTATTTGCTCGAGTAAAAATAACGGTAGGGCAGATGTGGTTCATACGGAATTATTGTCCGCTCACTTAAATTTAACGGAGTTCTCAGCCGCAAATACTATGATTTGTTCTCTTTTTGCGGATGGTTTTATAGGCTATTCTTTATACGAAGAAAGGGCATTTATGAAGGATGATACCATTAAAGAAAAAAAGGGATTGCGAATTTTGGCTTTTCATGAAGTTATCATTCCGGATTCTTTAGAAGATATGTCTTGGGATTTAGGAGAGTATAATTTTTTAATGACGCTGTCTAAACGTGTTCCTGTTTTTATTCGAAAAAATATTAAAGCTTTTTTAACTACACTTTGCGCAAATGCCGATGTTAATCTTGAAGAGCAGAAATCAAAGATGCATTTTGCCATTCACCCCGGCGGTCCAAAAATTATTGATTATGTAATTGATGCTGTAGGATTGTTAAAAGAACAAGCTCACTGGTCTTATGAAGTCTTGCGTGGCTATGGGAATATGTCTTCCGCCACAATTCCTCATGTTTTAAATGAAATTATAAATGATCCAAACATCAAATCAGGAACTAAAGTTGTTGCTATGGCATTTGGGCCAGGTTTAACTGCAACTGGACTCCTGCTAGAAAAACTGTAA
- a CDS encoding methylmalonyl-CoA mutase family protein, with protein sequence MDLQTPYIPKNKVRIVTAASLFDGHDAAINIMRRIIQSTGVEVIHLGHDRSVEEVVNTAIQEDANAIALTSYQGGHNEYFKYMYDLLKEKGTGHIKIFGGGGGVILPSEIAELQEYGITRIYAPDDGRSMGLQGMINDLVQRSDFPTGDKLTDEVQQLESKNPTAIARIISAAENFPEIAKPALDAIHKINENCKTPVLGITGTGGAGKSSLVDELVRRFLIDFPEKTIGLISVDPSKRKTGGALLGDRIRMNAINNPRVYMRSLATRQSNLALSKYVADAIQVIKAAKYDIIILETSGIGQSDTEIMDHSDVSLYVMTPEFGAATQLEKIDMLDFADLVALNKFDKRGALDAIRDVKKQYQRNHNLWDVNPDEMPVFGTIASQFNDPGMNTLYKSIMDKIVEKTDSDLKSTFKVTREMSEKIFVIPPHRTRYLSEIAESNRKYDETALSQQKVAQKLYGIFKTIESVSGNVPVITKTGIDDTTVYPSAIKEHDENNIFLNLLLNQFDKVKMDLDAYNWEVILTWDEKVNKYKNPIYSFKVRDKVIEIKTHSESLSHSQIPKIALPKYEAWGDILRWCLQENVPGEFPFTSGLYPFKREGEDPSRMFAGEGGPERTNKRFHYVSAGLPAKRLSTAFDSVTLYGNDPHLRPDIYGKIGNAGVSICCLDDAKKLYSGFDLVHAMTSVSMTINGPAPMLLGFFMNAAIDQQCELYITANGLEKDVEVKINKIYKEKGVARPVYNGDLPEGNNGLGLMLLGVTGDLVLPLDVYNEIKVRTLSQVRGTVQADILKEDQAQNTCIFSTEFALRLMGDVQEYFITNNVRNFYSVSISGYHIAEAGANPITQLAFTLSNGFTYVEYYLSRGMSINDFGPNLSFFFSNGVDPEYAVIGRVARKIWAKAMKNKYGANERAQMLKYHIQTSGRSLHAQEIDFNDIRTTLQALYAIYDNCNSLHTNAYDEAITTPTEESVRRAMAIQLIINKELGLAKNENPIQGSFIIEELTDLVEAAVLQEFDRITERGGVLGAMETMYQRSKIQEESLYYETLKHTGEFPIIGVNTFLSSKGSPTVIPAEVIRATEEEKQFQIQTLENLHKANATQVQQQLDSIQDAAIKNENLFDHLMEATKVCTLGQITAALFEVGGQYRRNM encoded by the coding sequence ATGGATTTACAAACACCATATATTCCCAAAAATAAAGTTAGAATTGTTACTGCAGCCTCATTATTTGATGGGCATGATGCAGCAATTAACATAATGAGAAGAATTATTCAATCTACAGGAGTAGAGGTAATTCATCTAGGTCATGATAGAAGTGTCGAAGAAGTGGTGAATACCGCTATTCAAGAAGATGCTAATGCTATTGCCTTAACTTCATATCAAGGAGGACATAACGAGTATTTCAAATACATGTATGACTTGTTGAAAGAAAAAGGAACGGGTCATATCAAAATTTTTGGAGGAGGAGGAGGAGTAATTTTGCCTTCTGAAATTGCTGAATTACAGGAATACGGAATTACTCGTATTTATGCGCCAGATGATGGTCGTTCAATGGGACTGCAAGGAATGATCAATGATTTAGTTCAACGTTCTGATTTTCCTACTGGAGACAAATTAACGGATGAGGTTCAACAATTAGAATCTAAAAATCCAACAGCAATTGCCAGAATCATTTCTGCGGCTGAGAATTTTCCTGAAATTGCAAAACCAGCATTGGATGCAATCCATAAAATAAACGAAAACTGCAAAACACCAGTTCTGGGAATCACCGGAACAGGAGGAGCAGGAAAATCATCATTAGTAGATGAATTAGTTCGTCGTTTCTTAATTGATTTTCCTGAGAAAACCATTGGTTTGATTTCTGTAGATCCATCTAAACGTAAAACTGGAGGAGCATTACTAGGAGATAGAATCCGTATGAATGCGATTAATAATCCAAGAGTTTATATGCGTTCATTGGCTACGCGTCAATCGAATCTAGCTTTATCTAAATATGTTGCCGATGCGATTCAAGTAATCAAAGCGGCTAAATACGATATCATCATTCTTGAAACTTCGGGAATTGGTCAGTCTGACACGGAGATTATGGACCATTCGGATGTTTCCTTATACGTAATGACACCTGAGTTTGGAGCTGCAACCCAATTGGAAAAAATCGATATGCTTGATTTTGCTGATTTGGTGGCACTTAATAAATTTGACAAACGTGGAGCGCTAGATGCGATTCGTGATGTTAAAAAACAATACCAACGCAATCATAATCTTTGGGATGTGAATCCTGATGAGATGCCTGTTTTTGGAACCATTGCTTCTCAGTTTAATGATCCTGGAATGAATACGCTTTACAAATCCATAATGGATAAAATTGTAGAGAAAACGGATTCCGACCTAAAATCTACTTTTAAAGTGACTCGTGAGATGAGCGAGAAGATTTTCGTTATTCCGCCGCATAGAACCCGTTACTTGTCTGAAATTGCAGAAAGCAACAGAAAATATGACGAGACCGCTTTGAGCCAACAAAAAGTAGCTCAAAAATTATACGGTATTTTCAAAACGATAGAATCAGTTTCTGGAAATGTTCCTGTAATAACTAAAACAGGAATTGATGATACAACAGTTTATCCAAGTGCCATCAAAGAACACGATGAAAACAATATATTCCTTAACCTTTTACTGAATCAATTCGATAAAGTAAAAATGGATTTGGATGCTTACAATTGGGAAGTGATTCTTACTTGGGACGAAAAAGTAAACAAATATAAAAACCCAATCTACTCGTTTAAAGTGAGAGATAAGGTTATCGAAATAAAAACACACTCAGAATCGTTATCACATTCTCAAATACCAAAAATAGCCTTGCCTAAGTATGAAGCTTGGGGAGATATATTACGTTGGTGTTTGCAAGAAAACGTACCGGGAGAATTTCCTTTTACCTCAGGATTATATCCTTTTAAAAGAGAAGGTGAAGATCCATCACGTATGTTTGCAGGTGAAGGTGGACCGGAAAGAACAAACAAGCGTTTTCATTACGTGAGTGCTGGTTTACCGGCTAAGCGTTTGTCGACCGCTTTTGACAGTGTGACTTTATACGGTAATGACCCGCATTTACGTCCTGATATTTATGGAAAAATTGGTAATGCCGGTGTTTCTATCTGTTGTTTGGATGATGCTAAAAAACTGTATTCTGGTTTCGATTTGGTTCATGCTATGACTTCAGTTAGTATGACTATCAATGGGCCAGCACCTATGTTGCTTGGTTTCTTTATGAACGCTGCTATTGATCAACAATGTGAATTGTACATTACGGCAAACGGATTAGAGAAAGATGTTGAGGTTAAAATCAACAAAATATACAAAGAAAAAGGAGTGGCTCGCCCCGTTTACAATGGCGATTTACCGGAAGGAAATAATGGATTGGGATTGATGCTTTTAGGAGTAACAGGAGATCTTGTTTTGCCTTTGGATGTATATAATGAAATTAAGGTAAGAACGCTTTCACAAGTTCGTGGAACGGTTCAAGCTGATATTTTAAAAGAAGATCAAGCACAAAACACTTGTATTTTCTCTACTGAATTCGCTTTGCGTTTAATGGGAGATGTACAGGAATATTTTATTACAAATAATGTAAGAAACTTTTATTCGGTTTCTATCTCAGGATACCATATTGCCGAAGCGGGTGCAAACCCAATCACACAATTGGCATTCACGCTTTCAAATGGATTTACGTATGTAGAATACTATTTGAGTCGTGGAATGAGTATCAATGATTTCGGACCTAACTTATCATTCTTCTTTTCGAATGGAGTAGATCCAGAATATGCGGTTATTGGTCGTGTGGCACGTAAAATTTGGGCGAAAGCCATGAAAAACAAATACGGAGCTAACGAAAGAGCGCAAATGTTGAAATACCATATTCAAACTTCGGGACGTTCCTTACACGCCCAGGAAATTGATTTCAATGACATTCGTACCACATTACAAGCATTGTACGCTATATATGATAACTGTAACTCATTACATACTAATGCATATGATGAGGCGATTACAACACCTACAGAGGAATCTGTGCGTCGTGCGATGGCGATTCAGTTGATTATCAATAAGGAATTAGGTTTAGCCAAAAACGAAAACCCAATTCAAGGTTCGTTCATTATCGAAGAATTAACGGATTTAGTGGAAGCAGCCGTTTTACAGGAATTTGATAGAATCACTGAAAGAGGTGGCGTTCTTGGTGCTATGGAAACAATGTACCAACGTTCTAAAATTCAAGAAGAAAGTCTGTATTATGAAACTTTGAAACATACAGGTGAATTCCCAATTATTGGAGTAAATACATTCTTGAGTTCTAAAGGTTCACCAACGGTTATTCCGGCTGAGGTGATTCGTGCAACTGAAGAAGAGAAGCAATTCCAGATTCAAACTTTGGAAAACTTGCATAAAGCTAATGCAACTCAGGTGCAACAACAATTGGATAGTATTCAGGATGCAGCCATTAAAAACGAGAATTTATTCGACCATTTAATGGAAGCTACTAAAGTGTGTACATTAGGGCAAATAACCGCTGCTTTATTTGAAGTGGGCGGTCAGTATAGGAGGAATATGTAA